In a single window of the Pirellulales bacterium genome:
- a CDS encoding DJ-1/PfpI family protein yields the protein MPNRTKRILLLAGDFVEDYEIMVPYQMLLLVGHQVDAVCPGKKAGDLVPTAIHDFEGDQTYSEKRGHNFRLNADFAAVKPESYDGLVLPGGRAPEYLRLNPRVIEIVRHFANARKPIAAICHAAQLLAAAGVLKGRTCTAYPAIKPDVLACGGSWAEPNAALDSAHVDGNLVTAPAWPAHPAWMRAFLDVLGTPL from the coding sequence ATGCCCAATCGAACCAAACGAATCCTGCTGCTCGCGGGCGACTTCGTCGAAGATTATGAAATCATGGTGCCGTATCAGATGTTGCTGCTCGTCGGCCATCAGGTCGACGCGGTATGCCCCGGCAAGAAAGCCGGCGACCTGGTGCCCACGGCCATACATGACTTCGAAGGCGACCAGACCTATAGCGAGAAGCGCGGCCACAACTTTCGTTTGAACGCCGACTTCGCCGCGGTGAAGCCGGAAAGCTACGATGGTTTGGTCTTGCCCGGTGGACGCGCACCCGAATACCTGCGACTCAATCCGCGGGTGATCGAAATCGTGCGTCACTTCGCCAACGCCCGAAAGCCGATCGCGGCGATTTGCCACGCGGCCCAACTTCTGGCGGCGGCCGGCGTGTTGAAAGGCCGCACCTGCACCGCTTATCCCGCGATCAAGCCCGACGTGTTGGCCTGCGGCGGCTCCTGGGCCGAGCCGAACGCCGCCCTCGACAGCGCTCATGTCGACGGCAACCTGGTGACGGCCCCCGCCTGGCCCGCCCACCCGGCGTGGATGCGGGCATTCTTGGACGTGCTCGGTACGCCTTTGTAG
- a CDS encoding DUF1328 domain-containing protein, with the protein MLYWALVFLIVALVAGFMGFVGIAGTAYGIAKILFFIFLVLFIVSLLAGGLRRPLP; encoded by the coding sequence ATGTTGTACTGGGCATTGGTATTCCTGATCGTCGCTTTGGTGGCCGGTTTCATGGGCTTCGTGGGCATCGCCGGCACCGCTTACGGCATCGCGAAGATTCTGTTCTTTATTTTCCTGGTGCTGTTCATCGTCAGTCTGTTGGCGGGCGGGTTGCGACGGCCGCTGCCGTGA